The DNA window CCCACCGCCGCCGCCGACGCTTGGCGCCGCGTACAGGACTGGTTCACCGCGCACGTCGCCTGACGCTCCGGCGCCAGGGGCCTGAATATTCGCAGGGCGGACAATTCAGCTGCCCATCCTCCGTCATCAGCCAGGCCAGAACGTTTGCGCCGCAACGATGTACGATGCCGCGTCGAACAGTTCACCTGGCCGGGCAGGTCCAACGCAATGGGCGCGGGTTAGGTCCCGAACTCAGCACCGGGCTAGGTTGTCGGAATGGGTGGCCCGCCGACCGGCCCACAGGACATCGAGCGAACGCGGACCCTGTGGTTCGCCCTGCTGCTCACGCTGGCCAACGGATTTCTCGACGCGCACACCTACATCGCGCGCGGTGGCGTGTTCGCCAACGTCCAGACCGCCAACGTGATCTTCTTCGCGATCGAATCCTCGAAGGGCAAGTGGTTCGCGGCGCTCGACCATGTCTGGCCGCTGTTGGCATTCATTGCGGGTATGGCGCTGGCGTCACACATCAAGTCCGGTCGCGTCGAGCGTTTCGTACCGCACGCGTTGCGTTGGACGATGGCCGTGCAGGCGATCGTGTTGGGCATCATCGGCTTCGTGCCCGCCTCGGTGCCCCACAGCTATGTGACCGTGCCGATCTCCTTTATGGCGGCGATGCAGATCGGCCTGTTCCGCAACATCGGCGACCTCGCGTATCTGCCGGTTGCGACGACCGGCAACTTGATGCGGTTCATGGAGTCCGGGTACGACGCGTTCGTCGAGAATCACCGCGAGTCACGACGGGCCTTCGGGGTTTACGGCGCGCTGATCTGCGTCTTCGCTCTGGGCGCGGTGACAGGCTCTCTCGCGAGCCTGGCGTGGGGCGTGCACGCGATCTGGCTGCCTGCGGGATTTTTGGCCGTGACACTGGTTCTGTTCATCATCGATGAGGACCACCTGCGGTGATCTACGATCCATCTATGGTCCGGTCGCTGATGTTCCTCATCGCCGCAGCGACGCTGCCTGTCGCGGGAACCGCCGCCGTGGCCGTCGCCGAACCACCGCCGGCCACCTGTACCTACCACCTGTCACCGCCGCATGTCGTGGACGTGTCGGGGACCAGCATGGTCACGGCCACGATCTCACCGGGCGCATGCGAGCGATCCAATACCTACCTGTCGGTGGCGTGCGTCCAAATGCAGGGCAGCCCCGGACCCCCCAAGTGCGAGCAGAACAACGGCGTGCTGCCGGCGCAGGTCTTCTACGCGCCGTACCAACCGGGTGCCACGTACGTCTCCACGGGCAAGGGATGCGCCAACACCGGGAATCCGCCGCAGCCGGTGTGCACGCCGGTCGGGCCTTTCGCTGAGACGATTTAGTCGGAGGGGCGATGAAGAAATTCTCGCTGTTGTGCGTGACGGTCTGCCTGGCCGCGGCCGTCGCCGCGTGTGGCAGCGAATCCAGCTACACCACCTCCGAGGGCGATAGCGGCACCGCAACCGCAACCGCCAGCCCAGAAACCAGCGAAACCGCCGGCGCCCCCGCGGAGGCCAACGGCCCGACGATCACCATGGCGAACATGAGTTTCGGTGAGCCCATCACCGTCGCACCGGGGGCGACGATCACGTTGAAGAACGACGACTCCGCCGAGCACTCGGTGACGTCGCAGACCGAAGGCAAGTTCGACGTTCATGTCGACGGCGGCGAGCAGGGCACACTGACCGCGCCCACGGAGCCGGGCGAATACGCGTTCTACTGCGTCTATCACCCGTCGATGAAGGGCACCTTGATCGTCCAGTAGCCCTCGCGGCGTCGGCTCCCTTGGCCCACCCCGGTTTAGACGCAACGGCAGGCGGGCATCCGCAGAATTGGCGGGTTCGTCAATCGTCGTGACCCGGGGACACATGGAGGAGCCGACATGGACCGCAAT is part of the Mycolicibacterium tusciae JS617 genome and encodes:
- a CDS encoding YoaK family protein, whose translation is MGGPPTGPQDIERTRTLWFALLLTLANGFLDAHTYIARGGVFANVQTANVIFFAIESSKGKWFAALDHVWPLLAFIAGMALASHIKSGRVERFVPHALRWTMAVQAIVLGIIGFVPASVPHSYVTVPISFMAAMQIGLFRNIGDLAYLPVATTGNLMRFMESGYDAFVENHRESRRAFGVYGALICVFALGAVTGSLASLAWGVHAIWLPAGFLAVTLVLFIIDEDHLR
- a CDS encoding cupredoxin domain-containing protein — translated: MKKFSLLCVTVCLAAAVAACGSESSYTTSEGDSGTATATASPETSETAGAPAEANGPTITMANMSFGEPITVAPGATITLKNDDSAEHSVTSQTEGKFDVHVDGGEQGTLTAPTEPGEYAFYCVYHPSMKGTLIVQ